In the genome of Candidatus Deferrimicrobium sp., the window CGCCGATCGCAACCTCGACGGCGACCTTCTCGTTGGGAGCCCACTCCGCGTAGACTCCTTCGTAGCGCACGAAATTCTCGAGGATCTCCGTGCTGGGCGTCCCCGGGTAGGCGGAGGCGACCTTCACCCCCGCTTCGAAGGCGCCACGGGCGATCGCTTCGTTTCCGGAGAGCAGCCGGATCTCTTCCTTCTTGATGAGAACGGACACGGGGGTCCCCTTTTCTTATTATGGGTATTGAGTACCAAATTACCACATCTCGGATTTCTTTCAAGGTAAAATCCGCAACGTGGCATATCTGCTATACTTATTGGAATCCTTTCGAATCGGGGGGCGCGCACAATGAGGATCGGTGTCTTGACCGGCGGTGGCGATTGTCCGGGACTGAACGCGGTGATCCGGGCGGTGGTCCGGAAATCCGACACCCTCAGTTCCCGTGTGGTCGGGCTGCGCAACGGGTGGAAAGGGCTTCTCGATCCCTCGACGATGGACCTGGACGTGAAGATGGTCTCCGGAATCATCCATATCGGCGGGACGATCATCGGGACCTCCCGCACCAACCCGTTCAAGGACCCGGGGGGGACGGAGAGGGCGCTGAAGAATATCCGGATTCTCGGACTGGACGCCCTGATCGCCGTCGGCGGCGAGGACACCCTCGGTGTGGCGGCGAAGCTGTACGAAATGGGACTGCCAGTGGTCGGCGTCCCCAAGACGATCGACAACGACCTGTCCGGGACCGATTTCACCTTCGGCTTCGATACGGCGGTCGCCACGGCCACCGACGCGATCGACCGGATCCACACGACGGCGGAGTCGCACAACCGCGTCATGGTGATCGAGGTGATGGGGCGGCACGCCGGATGGATCGCGACGTACTCGGGGATCGCCGGCGGCGCCGACGTGATCCTCGTCCCCGAGATCCCGATCGACCTCGACGAGGTGTGCGACCTGATCCTGCGCCGGCACAGCCGGGGGAAGTCGTTCTCCATCGTCGTGGTCGCGGAAGGGGCGCACTTCGTGGAGAAGCCGGGCGCCGGCGGGGAGCTCGTCCTCCAGGAGGCGCAGAAGGACGAGTTCGGCCACGTGCGGCTCGGCGGAATTTCACAGGCCCTCGCGAAGGCGATCGAGAAGCGGACGACGTTCGAAACGCGCTATGTGGTGCTCGGCCACATCCAGCGGGGCGGCTCTCCGACCGCGCACGATCGCGTGCTCGCCACCCGCTTCGGCATCTTTGCCACCGAGATGGTCCACCACGGCGAGTTCGGGAAGATGGCGGCGCTGCAGGGGAACCGGATCGTTGCCGTCCCCCTCGCGGAGGCGACCTCGACACTCAAGACCGTCGACATGGGCATCTACGGCATCGCGAAGGAGTTCTTCGGCTAGTCCACCCGAAGGTCACAAAATCTCTCGGGAGACGTGGCGACCTTCGGGCTCTCCAAGCTTCCCTCAGAGAATCTTCCCCTTCGCGTCGAACGCCGCGGGATAATGCCGGAGTATCGCGGCGTCGCCGTTCCCTTCGATCGCGATCACGTCGAACCGCGCCTCTCGCCATGAGGAGGGCGGCACCTTCGAGAGGTAGTGCCGCGCCGCGCCGACGACCCGGTGCCGCTTGGCCGGGGTGACCGATTCCTCCGGCGTCCCGAAGTCGGGGGCCTCGCGCGAGCGGACCTCCACGAAGACGAGCACGTCCCCCTTGCGCGCGACGATGTCGATCTCCCCGCCGGGCGTCCGGAAGTTCCTCTCCACGATCGTCATCCCCGACCCTTCGAGGTGGCGGCACGCCCGCTCCTCGGCTGCGTCCCCCTGCGCACGGCGCGCCTCGGGCGGAGGGATCAAACGACGACTCCGCGGAATGTCCTGCGGTGGATGGGTGTCGGTCCAAGACGGCGGATCGCCTCCAGGTGCACCCGTGTCGGATACCCCTTGTGCCCGGAGAGGCCGTACCCCGGGTAAAGCAGGTCGTATTCCATCATCATCCGGTCCCGCGACACCTTCGCGAGAATCGACGCAGCGGCGATGGAGACGCACCGGTCGTCGCCGCCGACGAGCGTTTCCTGTGGAACGTCGCAAGCGACCCGCTGGTTCCCGTCGATGAAGAGGAAGTCGGCGGGGAGGAGAAGCGCTTCCACCGCTCTCCGCATGGCGAGCAGCGAGGCACGAAGGATGTTCATCTCGTCGATCTCTTCTGGAGTGGCGAGGGCGACCCCGAACGCCACGGCGTCTGCCGTGATCACCGGGTAGATGCGTTCGCGCTGGCGGGGAGAAAGCTTCTTGGAGTCGCGGATCCCGGGGTGAGCATACCCCGGGGGGAAAATGACGGCGGCGGCGACCACCGGTCCGGCAAGGGGGCCCCTCCCGGCCTCGTCGACGCCCGCCGGGGCCGAATACCCCCGGCCGCGCGCCTTCGCTTCGAAGCCTTCGAACGGTACGGCGCTACTCCTTGGTCGTCTCCGCGGGGGCGGGCGACGCTTCCGCGGAATCGGCCGGGCCCTCTGCGGTCCCTTCGGACGGGACGACGATCCCCTTCTTCGAAAGCCAGTCCTTCTTCTCGCGGATGCGCGCCTTCTTCCCGGACACCTCGCGCAGGTAGAAGAGCTTCGCGCGGCGGACGTCGCCTCTCTTCTTCACTTCGATCTTTTCGAGGAGGGGCGAGTGGATCGGGTAGGTGCGCTCGACGCCGACGCCGTACGACTCCTTGCGGACCTTGAACGTGGTGGAGACGGCGTTCCGGTGGAAGCCGATCACGATCCCCTCGAAATACTGGACACGCTCCTTCTCGCCTTCCTTGATCCGCGAGTAGACCCGGACGGTGTCCCCCACGTTGAATTTCGGGAGATCCTTGCGCTGCTGCCGGGATTCGACATCCTTGAGGAGACTCATGGCCATATCCTGTCCTTTCGTTGCTGGCGGTTGCGGGTGATGGAGAAGACCTGCCAATGTATTCCAACCGCTAAGGGTCTGTCAACTTTTTCTTCAGCAGGTCCGGGCGGTTCCGCGCCGTCCGGCGCTCCCCTTCCGCCTTGCGCCACGCCGCGACCGCACCATGGTCTCCCGACAGGAGAACCTCCGGGACGGTCCAGCCCCGGAAGTCGCGCGGCCGGGTGTAGTGGGGCGCCTCCAGGATTCCCTGCGAAAAAGAGTCGTTGTGCGGCGCCCCCGGGTCCCCCAGCACCCCCGGCAGGAACCGGGCCACCGCGTCGATCAGCACCAGCGCCGGCAGTTCCCCGCCGGAGAGGACGTAATCCCCGATGGAGAGCTCTTCGTCGGCCAGGTGGTCCGCCACCCGCTGGTCCACCCCTTCGTACCGGCCGCAGAGAAGGATCAGATGATCCTCCTTCGCCAGCCGCGCGGCGGTCTCCGGCGTCAGGAGGGAGCCCGCGGGGGAAAGGAGGATGACCCTCCCCGGTCCGTGGGCCGCCCGCAGCGCCTCGACCCCGGCGAAGATCGGCTCGGGCTTCATCACCATCCCGCCGCCGCCGCCGAAGGGAGGCTCGTCGGTCACCCGGTGCTTCCCCTCCGCGTAGAAGCGCAGGTCGTGCACGAAGACGGCGAGGTGCCCCGCTTCTTCCGCGCGGCCAAGGATGCTGTGGGATAGGGGTCCGGGAAACATCCCGGGGAAAAGCGTCAGGACGTCGATCCGCATCTCACCACCCCTCGGGCGGAGAGGCAACCACCCGTCGCGCCGCCGTATCGACCTTGCGGAGGAAGGCTTCCACCACGGGGAGATACCCGTCCTCCCCCCCGGGCCGCCGTACGACCAGAAAGTCGTAGGCCGACCCCGGCTCCACCGCCACCACCTCGCCCAGAGGAGCGCCCGTCTCGTCGACCACGAGGCAGCCGACCGCGTCGATCCAGTAGAACTCGCCTTCGGGAGGGGTGGGTAGCTCTTCCCGCCGAACGGAGACGACCGCCTTCACCAACGTTTCCGCCGCCTCGGCGGAGTCGATCCCCTTCAACGAGAAAACGGCGCAGCCGCCCGTGCGCTGCGCCGTCACCACCTCGTAGTTCCCGGCCGCCGCGGGCGTCATCCAGCGGCCCCCGGAGAGCCGCAGCGTTTTCGCGGCCAGGACCCCGGAAGGATCCCCGGAAAACGCCGCCACCTTGATTTTGCCGCGTACGCCGTGGAGGCCCGTTACCCGGCCGACGTCGAGGAACTTCAAACCGTGGCGGGTTTGCCCGCCTTGGTCTCGAGGAACTTTTTCCAGGCGCCGGATTTTTTCAGAAGGCTCTTGACCGTTTCGGTCGGCAGCGCGCCCTTCGAGAGCCACTTGAGGGTCACCGCCTCGTCGATCACGATCTTCGCCGGGTTCTCCCGGGGAGCGTACGTCCCGACGTACGCGATGCAGCGCCCGTCGCGGGGCATCTGCGAGTCCGCCACCACCACGCGGTAGTAGGCCATCTTTTTCCGGCCCGTCCGCGCCAAACGAATCTTCACCGCCATGAACCGATCCTCCTGATTTTCATTGGAAGTTTCGCTACTGTACCACATTCCCTACCGGAAAAAGGGGAGGTTCCTCCCCATGCCGCGCATGCCGCCCTTCGTCATCCGCTGGATCATCGCCTCCGCCTGCTGGAAATTCTTCATCAGGCGGTTCACGTCCTGCACGGTCGTTCCGCTCCCCGCGGCGATCCTCTTCCGGCGGCTGCCGTTGAGGATCCGCGCGTTTCGCCGCTCCTGCGCCGTCATCGAGTCGATGATGGCGACGACCCGCTTCAACTCCGTCTCGTCGGGCGTCCTCCCCTTCAGCTCCTTCGCTTTCGCGCCAAGACCGGGGATCATCCCGAGGATCTCTTCCATCGACCCCATCTTCTTGAGCCGCAGGAGTTGGTCGCGGAAATCCTCGAGCGTGAACTCGTTCTTCCGGAGCTTCCGTTCGAGCTCCTTCGCCTGCTTCTCGTCGACCTGGTCCTGCGCCTTCTCGACGAACGTGAGGAGGTCGCCCATCCCGAGGATGCGGGAGGCCATCCGCTCTGGGTGGAACGGCTCGAGCGCGTCCAGCTTCTCCCCCGTCCCGACGAACTTCACCGGGGCCCCGGTCACCGCGCGGATCGAGAGGGCCGCCCCGCCGCGGGCGTCGCCGTCCGCCTTCGTCAGCACCACGCCGGTGAGGGCGAGCTTCTCGTGGAACGCCTTCGCCACGTTCACGGCGTCCTGCCCTGTCATCGCGTCGGCCACCAGGAGGATGTCCCCCGGGTCGACCGTCGCCTTGATCCGGGAGAGCTCCTCCATCAGCGGCGCGTCGATGTGAAGGCGTCCCGCCGTGTCGAGGAGGACCGTGTCGTAGCCGTTGAGCTCGGCGTATTTCAACGCCTCACGGCAGATCTCCACCGGATCGGCGTCGGGGCGGGAGTCGAACACCGGGATCTCCAGCTGCCGGCCGAGGACCTTCAGCTGCTCGATCGCCGCCGGACGGTAGACGTCGGCGGGGACCAGGAACGGGGTCCGCTTTTTCTTCTGCAGATACAGGGCGAGCTTGCCGCAGGTGGTCGTCTTCCCCGACCCCTGCAGCCCCACGAGCATCACGGGGACGGGCGGCTTGCGGGCGAGGTTCAGCTCCTGCGCCTGCGTACCCATCATCCGGGTCATCTCTTCGTGGACGATCTTGATGAAGTGCTGGTCGGGCGAAAGGGAGGCGAGCACCTCGGCCCCCAGCGCCTTCTCCTTCACTGCCGCGACGAAATCCTTGACGACCTTGTAGTTGACGTCCGCTTCCAGCAGTGCGAGGCGGACCTCGTTCAGCGCCCCCTCGACGTTCCCCTCGGAGATGCGCCCGTGTCCGCGCATCTTCTTGAGGACGCCCTGGAACTTTTCCGACAGGTTCTCGAACATCGTCGAACCGGATCTCCTTGTGCATCGAAATGCGATCGAACTTGGCAGAGTACGGGATTTTCACCGCCTCCGTCAATTCAATATTAGCGCACTCCCTCCCTTTCGACACCAAAAGGGAAGCCCCCGGGGTTTCCTCCCGGGGGCTTCCGGTACCGCAACCGCTCGCGTTCCTTAGAAAGCGTAGTTGACGCGGGCGTGGAAGTCGTACAGGTTGTCCGGGGTCGGTTGGCCGGACACCTTGTAGCCGTCGCCCAGCCACGCATAGGCGCCATAGAGACCGAAGTCCAGCCCCCTCATGATGTTGTAGTTCACGTTTGCGTTGACCTCGGTGCCCATATCCTTCTTCAGGTTCAGGTTCGTCCCCGCAAGGGCCACCGGGGCGGTCTGGTTGGCCCGGAGATACCCGACGCCGACCTTGCCGGTCAGCTTGTCGCCGAGCTTCATCGAAGCGCCGGCGGCGACCATGGTGGCCCCCAACCGCACGCCGTTCATCGCATACCCCCCGGCGGCCCGGTTGTTGTTTGGCGTGTACATCAGGCTCCGGGCTGTGTTGAGGTCGTCCACGTTCGGCGTGAGGATTTGCATGTCCATGCTTGTGTGGTAGGAGGAGCTGGACCCCACCTTGAAGTCATCCGCAACCACCACGCCTTCGATCTTGTCCGTGGTGCCCGGCTTGTCGCCGCTCGTGTACATCCCCTCGAGGAAGACCTTCGCCGGACCGGCGTTAGCCTCGACCCGCAGGTCGCCCGCGTAGCCGCCGAACTTCGTCTTCGGGGCGCCGCTGTCATAGACCCGGTCGCCGAACTGCATGAAGGCGAATCCGGAGATCTTCGCCACGCCGGCATCGAAATCTAAGTTCACGCCCGGCATGTAGAT includes:
- a CDS encoding ribonuclease HII; the protein is MPRKRRPPPRRRPRSSAVPFEGFEAKARGRGYSAPAGVDEAGRGPLAGPVVAAAVIFPPGYAHPGIRDSKKLSPRQRERIYPVITADAVAFGVALATPEEIDEMNILRASLLAMRRAVEALLLPADFLFIDGNQRVACDVPQETLVGGDDRCVSIAAASILAKVSRDRMMMEYDLLYPGYGLSGHKGYPTRVHLEAIRRLGPTPIHRRTFRGVVV
- a CDS encoding ATP-dependent 6-phosphofructokinase, whose translation is MRIGVLTGGGDCPGLNAVIRAVVRKSDTLSSRVVGLRNGWKGLLDPSTMDLDVKMVSGIIHIGGTIIGTSRTNPFKDPGGTERALKNIRILGLDALIAVGGEDTLGVAAKLYEMGLPVVGVPKTIDNDLSGTDFTFGFDTAVATATDAIDRIHTTAESHNRVMVIEVMGRHAGWIATYSGIAGGADVILVPEIPIDLDEVCDLILRRHSRGKSFSIVVVAEGAHFVEKPGAGGELVLQEAQKDEFGHVRLGGISQALAKAIEKRTTFETRYVVLGHIQRGGSPTAHDRVLATRFGIFATEMVHHGEFGKMAALQGNRIVAVPLAEATSTLKTVDMGIYGIAKEFFG
- the rimM gene encoding ribosome maturation factor RimM (Essential for efficient processing of 16S rRNA); translated protein: MKFLDVGRVTGLHGVRGKIKVAAFSGDPSGVLAAKTLRLSGGRWMTPAAAGNYEVVTAQRTGGCAVFSLKGIDSAEAAETLVKAVVSVRREELPTPPEGEFYWIDAVGCLVVDETGAPLGEVVAVEPGSAYDFLVVRRPGGEDGYLPVVEAFLRKVDTAARRVVASPPEGW
- the ffh gene encoding signal recognition particle protein translates to MFENLSEKFQGVLKKMRGHGRISEGNVEGALNEVRLALLEADVNYKVVKDFVAAVKEKALGAEVLASLSPDQHFIKIVHEEMTRMMGTQAQELNLARKPPVPVMLVGLQGSGKTTTCGKLALYLQKKKRTPFLVPADVYRPAAIEQLKVLGRQLEIPVFDSRPDADPVEICREALKYAELNGYDTVLLDTAGRLHIDAPLMEELSRIKATVDPGDILLVADAMTGQDAVNVAKAFHEKLALTGVVLTKADGDARGGAALSIRAVTGAPVKFVGTGEKLDALEPFHPERMASRILGMGDLLTFVEKAQDQVDEKQAKELERKLRKNEFTLEDFRDQLLRLKKMGSMEEILGMIPGLGAKAKELKGRTPDETELKRVVAIIDSMTAQERRNARILNGSRRKRIAAGSGTTVQDVNRLMKNFQQAEAMIQRMTKGGMRGMGRNLPFFR
- the trmD gene encoding tRNA (guanosine(37)-N1)-methyltransferase TrmD; its protein translation is MRIDVLTLFPGMFPGPLSHSILGRAEEAGHLAVFVHDLRFYAEGKHRVTDEPPFGGGGGMVMKPEPIFAGVEALRAAHGPGRVILLSPAGSLLTPETAARLAKEDHLILLCGRYEGVDQRVADHLADEELSIGDYVLSGGELPALVLIDAVARFLPGVLGDPGAPHNDSFSQGILEAPHYTRPRDFRGWTVPEVLLSGDHGAVAAWRKAEGERRTARNRPDLLKKKLTDP
- the rpsP gene encoding 30S ribosomal protein S16, translated to MAVKIRLARTGRKKMAYYRVVVADSQMPRDGRCIAYVGTYAPRENPAKIVIDEAVTLKWLSKGALPTETVKSLLKKSGAWKKFLETKAGKPATV
- a CDS encoding YraN family protein, encoding MIPPPEARRAQGDAAEERACRHLEGSGMTIVERNFRTPGGEIDIVARKGDVLVFVEVRSREAPDFGTPEESVTPAKRHRVVGAARHYLSKVPPSSWREARFDVIAIEGNGDAAILRHYPAAFDAKGKIL